A window from Pseudomonadota bacterium encodes these proteins:
- a CDS encoding phosphate/phosphite/phosphonate ABC transporter substrate-binding protein, which produces MTRKIFTVIAVAFLLSSCTPTEKSGDKDLPVYKIGYMICNSEKETLDRFIPFSKHLGDLLGVKFETHAIDTINFTREVDKLDFVHTNSLLYIILNRFHGVEVLAAEKKGSLGFRSQGIVLSRKDSGVNTIADLKGKTMIFGPMLAPTGFMSQVDLMQKNGIDPEQDLAFYTIPGGSFKHEKVIYGVMFGKFDAGSIPLDDLEIMAEDNRIDTEDFQIIGRSEPIPYCNFGVTQKIDEKLAKRFKDAVLSIKPQDTVEIDGQVIRVLERALVDGYVEIRNEDFDIVREMAKRTNMPPYQKY; this is translated from the coding sequence ATGACCAGAAAAATTTTCACCGTGATCGCGGTGGCCTTCCTTTTGTCATCCTGCACCCCGACCGAAAAATCCGGGGACAAAGATCTGCCCGTCTACAAAATCGGGTACATGATCTGCAACAGCGAAAAGGAAACCCTGGACCGGTTTATCCCATTTTCGAAACATCTCGGCGATCTCCTCGGAGTAAAATTTGAGACCCATGCCATTGATACCATTAATTTCACGCGAGAGGTTGACAAGCTTGATTTCGTCCACACCAATTCCCTGCTCTACATCATCCTGAACCGTTTTCACGGCGTTGAGGTCCTTGCTGCGGAAAAGAAGGGCTCGCTCGGTTTCCGCTCTCAGGGGATTGTCCTGTCCCGCAAGGACAGTGGAGTCAATACTATTGCCGACCTTAAGGGAAAAACCATGATCTTCGGGCCGATGCTTGCGCCGACCGGATTCATGAGCCAGGTTGATCTGATGCAGAAAAACGGCATTGACCCGGAACAGGACCTTGCGTTCTATACAATCCCCGGTGGATCTTTCAAACATGAGAAAGTCATCTACGGAGTGATGTTCGGCAAATTTGACGCGGGCTCGATCCCCCTTGACGATCTTGAGATCATGGCCGAAGATAACCGAATCGACACTGAAGACTTCCAGATCATCGGCCGCAGTGAGCCGATTCCATACTGCAACTTCGGGGTAACCCAGAAGATTGATGAAAAGCTGGCGAAAAGATTCAAGGACGCCGTCCTCTCCATAAAACCGCAAGATACCGTGGAAATTGACGGGCAGGTCATCCGTGTCCTGGAAAGGGCTCTGGTCGACGGTTATGTGGAGATTCGCAATGAAGATTTCGACATTGTCCGGGAGATGGCAAAAAGAACCAACATGCCTCCTTACCAGAAATATTGA
- a CDS encoding tetratricopeptide repeat protein, translated as MTGTTTIRSAAILFTALFLYTGEACAHVEKGHMPDSVAEVEYKILLEFKPRDFDTRTKLALVLIRQSKLDEAEQELQRATAIAPGDSRILEGFTLLKLKQQKVSEALEYAQKAVAAAPDRGILFLHYGKALLADGRPEEALAMYRTGLKKVGGNADDHDRQQLDEAIKSIEAGQDMPAANQ; from the coding sequence ATGACCGGGACAACAACAATCCGCAGCGCGGCGATTCTTTTTACCGCTCTTTTTCTATATACGGGAGAAGCCTGCGCCCATGTGGAAAAAGGGCATATGCCTGACAGTGTCGCGGAAGTTGAATACAAGATACTCCTTGAGTTCAAACCTCGTGATTTCGACACCAGAACCAAACTGGCACTGGTCCTGATCCGACAGAGCAAACTGGACGAGGCCGAGCAGGAGCTGCAACGTGCGACAGCCATAGCTCCCGGTGATTCCAGAATCCTCGAAGGATTCACGCTCCTCAAGCTCAAACAGCAGAAAGTGAGTGAAGCCCTTGAATATGCTCAAAAAGCTGTCGCAGCTGCCCCGGATCGTGGAATCCTTTTTCTCCATTACGGCAAGGCCCTCCTTGCAGATGGCCGACCTGAAGAAGCCCTGGCAATGTATCGTACCGGTCTGAAGAAGGTTGGCGGCAACGCAGATGATCACGACCGCCAGCAGCTTGATGAGGCGATAAAATCAATCGAGGCCGGTCAGGACATGCCAGCCGCAAACCAATAG
- a CDS encoding helix-hairpin-helix domain-containing protein, with the protein MNDRCRFLILVLSALLIVVVKIPGAGDAALVSNNKSVFADFTPIRLSNGQLDRMFYAVDFAAREVASSPCISPRAAILGLEPFDLNQADRDTLSFIRGIGPKLAARIVARREWVGGFNSYADLLEVRGVGSTKLKFLQDATVICR; encoded by the coding sequence GTGAATGATCGATGCCGCTTTCTAATTCTGGTTCTGTCGGCTCTGTTGATTGTGGTTGTTAAAATCCCCGGTGCCGGGGATGCAGCGCTGGTAAGCAATAACAAGTCTGTCTTTGCCGATTTTACTCCCATACGCCTTTCTAATGGCCAATTGGACAGGATGTTCTATGCAGTGGATTTTGCTGCCCGCGAAGTCGCCTCATCTCCCTGCATCAGTCCTCGGGCGGCGATTCTCGGGCTGGAGCCTTTTGACCTGAATCAGGCTGATCGGGATACGCTTTCTTTTATCAGGGGAATCGGACCCAAACTCGCGGCAAGGATCGTTGCCAGGCGCGAATGGGTCGGTGGTTTCAACTCTTATGCGGATCTTCTTGAAGTCAGGGGAGTCGGGTCGACAAAACTGAAGTTCCTGCAGGATGCAACGGTGATCTGCCGGTGA